The following coding sequences are from one uncultured Methanobrevibacter sp. window:
- a CDS encoding ribonuclease VapC: protein MNDLFYILDASAFINGFEPKSQFNFTVSEITDEVKDLKSKILLDQAIEEGKIIIKEPKEEFIKELNEIISKSGDDLRLSEADKKLLALALDLKEENENIKVLTDDYSMQNVLKIIDIPYGSIITEGIKGIYNWVKTCEGCKKEFDADYPFDDCEICGSKVFKRRIKTY from the coding sequence ATGAATGATTTATTTTATATCTTGGATGCATCTGCATTTATCAATGGCTTTGAACCAAAAAGCCAATTTAACTTCACTGTTTCTGAGATAACTGATGAAGTTAAGGACTTGAAATCCAAGATATTGTTAGATCAAGCTATTGAAGAAGGAAAAATAATAATAAAAGAGCCAAAAGAAGAGTTTATTAAAGAATTGAATGAAATAATCTCCAAATCTGGAGATGACTTGCGTTTATCCGAAGCGGATAAAAAGTTATTGGCTCTAGCTTTAGACTTGAAGGAAGAGAATGAAAACATTAAGGTTTTAACCGATGATTATTCAATGCAGAATGTTTTGAAAATCATTGATATTCCATATGGCAGCATAATTACTGAAGGGATAAAGGGAATATACAATTGGGTTAAAACATGTGAAGGATGCAAGAAGGAGTTTGATGCAGATTATCCTTTCGATGATTGTGAAATATGCGGGTCTAAAGTTTTTAAAAGAAGAATAAAAACCTATTAA
- a CDS encoding molybdenum cofactor biosynthesis protein B: MKSETMELHKKKAPIKVSCGVITLSDRFSNDKEGEEKDLSGKYLKEELAKKYDVDAYAIIPDEMDTLRNTIEEMIDNGIEVIITTGGTGLESRDITIETIEPLFEKEIKGFGEIFRAISYEELGAGSLLSRATAGIYRKTMIFAMPGSPNAVKTGLGIIIDELGHLKKHATK; encoded by the coding sequence ATGAAAAGCGAAACTATGGAATTGCATAAAAAGAAAGCACCAATAAAAGTATCCTGTGGTGTAATCACTCTCAGTGATAGATTTTCCAATGACAAGGAAGGGGAAGAAAAGGACTTATCTGGAAAATACTTAAAAGAGGAATTGGCTAAAAAATATGACGTTGATGCTTACGCAATTATTCCTGATGAAATGGACACCTTAAGAAACACTATTGAGGAAATGATTGATAACGGAATAGAAGTTATCATTACAACTGGTGGAACAGGACTTGAATCAAGGGACATCACCATTGAAACAATAGAACCTCTCTTTGAAAAGGAAATCAAGGGATTTGGAGAAATATTCAGAGCCATTTCCTATGAGGAATTAGGAGCAGGATCACTATTGTCAAGAGCAACTGCAGGAATCTATAGAAAAACCATGATATTTGCAATGCCTGGCTCTCCAAATGCAGTGAAGACTGGTCTTGGAATCATAATTGATGAACTAGGTCACTTGAAAAAGCATGCCACAAAATAA
- the pyrE gene encoding orotate phosphoribosyltransferase: MVTKEYLIEILKENKVFEEGDFTLASGKKSNYYVNMKRAITEPEILSTIAKLINEEIDDDIDKIAGPALGAVPIATAVSLESGKPLLMIRKEKKGYGTSKLIEGNLIEGDNVILVEDVTTTGGSLLKAINAILDNGGVVKKAFVVVDREEGAMETFANEGITLEPLISVSEFFE, from the coding sequence ATGGTTACAAAAGAGTATTTGATTGAAATATTAAAGGAAAATAAGGTATTTGAAGAAGGTGATTTCACTCTTGCTTCCGGTAAGAAAAGCAATTATTATGTCAATATGAAAAGAGCCATTACCGAACCGGAAATATTGTCAACAATAGCTAAATTAATCAATGAGGAGATTGATGATGACATTGATAAGATTGCAGGCCCTGCATTAGGTGCTGTTCCTATAGCAACTGCTGTTTCACTTGAATCAGGAAAACCTCTCTTAATGATTAGAAAAGAGAAAAAAGGTTACGGAACTTCAAAATTGATTGAAGGAAATTTGATTGAGGGTGACAATGTAATCCTTGTTGAAGATGTTACCACTACTGGCGGATCTTTATTAAAAGCAATAAATGCAATACTTGATAATGGTGGAGTAGTTAAAAAAGCATTTGTTGTTGTTGACAGGGAAGAAGGTGCAATGGAGACCTTTGCAAATGAAGGAATCACTCTTGAACCATTAATTTCCGTAAGCGAATTTTTTGAATAA
- a CDS encoding PRC-barrel domain-containing protein: MRIVKELVGKEVLGNDIISMGKVVDVDVDLDDNAIESIIVSKGGIQESLNISKSELVIPFDMINKIGDKIILKDVFDEDLAQMEDEIEDLKSQL, from the coding sequence ATGAGAATAGTTAAGGAATTAGTCGGTAAAGAGGTTTTAGGCAATGACATAATTAGTATGGGAAAAGTTGTTGATGTTGACGTTGACCTTGATGATAATGCCATAGAATCCATTATCGTATCTAAAGGAGGAATTCAAGAATCTTTAAACATCAGTAAAAGTGAATTGGTCATTCCTTTCGATATGATTAATAAAATTGGGGACAAGATTATTTTGAAAGATGTTTTTGATGAAGACCTCGCTCAAATGGAAGATGAAATTGAAGATTTGAAAAGTCAATTATAA
- a CDS encoding symporter small accessory protein, with protein sequence MMVLGIEDPWIWGAYVLIILITLICVVYGALKWNSED encoded by the coding sequence ATGATGGTTTTAGGAATTGAAGATCCTTGGATTTGGGGAGCATATGTTTTAATAATTTTAATTACACTTATTTGTGTTGTGTATGGCGCATTAAAATGGAATAGTGAGGATTAA
- a CDS encoding sodium:solute symporter → MNYFLLGIVFIVYFIMVGYVGYLAWKRTNSSEDFMIAGRETHPYIMALSYGATFISTAAIVGFGGVAGKYGMGILWLVFLNIFVGVFIAFVFFGKRTRRMGKNLGSLTFPEFLGRRFNSKFIQYFSGILIFCAMPIYAAVVLIGAARFMESSLMLDFNLALLVLAVVICAYVLFGGLKGVMYTDALQGTIMFVGMIILLVFIYWVLGGVTEANTALTNMAPLYPPDAIAEGGTGWTSFPTLGSPFWWSLVTTTIMGVGIGALAQPQLAVRFMTVKSNKELHRSLLIGAIFIAVMTCTAYIVGSLSNVYFYQNFGQIAIDYVGGNMDSIIPTFISTALPEWFVYIFLLSLLAAAMSTLSSQYHTQGTALGHDIVDAIRNRGGSDEYTAEEINKSGAAVEESKIGFISVSQAGILIAVILSLVIGLALPGSIVALGTSLFMGLCAAAFLPVYCAALFWKRTTKQGAIAGLLSGTLTSLFLLVFVFKKTATGLGICKLIFGVDMLINTMPWYTIDVMIFAIPVSAIFTIVVSLLTQPIDEKVLNKSFEGISKE, encoded by the coding sequence ATGAATTATTTTTTATTAGGAATAGTTTTTATAGTCTATTTCATTATGGTAGGGTATGTAGGATACCTTGCTTGGAAGAGAACTAATTCCTCTGAAGACTTTATGATTGCAGGTAGGGAAACTCACCCATATATCATGGCATTGAGTTATGGGGCTACTTTTATTTCCACTGCAGCTATTGTCGGTTTTGGAGGAGTTGCAGGTAAGTATGGTATGGGTATACTATGGCTTGTATTCTTGAACATCTTCGTAGGTGTTTTCATCGCATTCGTATTCTTTGGTAAAAGAACTCGTAGAATGGGTAAAAATCTTGGATCTCTCACATTCCCAGAGTTTTTAGGCCGTAGATTCAATAGTAAATTCATACAGTACTTTAGTGGAATTTTAATCTTCTGTGCTATGCCGATTTATGCGGCAGTGGTTCTTATTGGTGCAGCAAGATTTATGGAAAGTTCTTTAATGCTTGACTTTAATTTAGCGCTTTTAGTGCTTGCAGTTGTTATCTGTGCTTACGTATTGTTTGGTGGATTGAAAGGTGTTATGTATACCGATGCATTGCAAGGAACAATCATGTTTGTCGGTATGATAATCTTACTTGTATTCATTTACTGGGTATTAGGTGGTGTTACTGAAGCGAATACCGCATTAACCAATATGGCTCCTCTTTATCCTCCTGATGCTATCGCAGAAGGTGGTACAGGTTGGACAAGTTTCCCAACACTTGGAAGTCCATTCTGGTGGTCTCTTGTAACTACAACCATTATGGGTGTAGGTATCGGTGCATTGGCTCAACCACAGCTTGCAGTAAGATTCATGACTGTAAAATCCAACAAAGAGTTACACAGATCACTTTTAATCGGTGCTATCTTCATTGCTGTAATGACTTGTACTGCTTATATTGTAGGTTCCTTATCCAATGTATACTTCTATCAGAATTTCGGACAGATTGCAATTGATTATGTTGGAGGAAACATGGATTCAATCATTCCAACATTCATTTCAACAGCACTTCCTGAATGGTTTGTATACATTTTCCTATTGTCATTGCTTGCGGCAGCCATGTCCACTTTAAGTTCACAGTATCACACTCAAGGAACTGCATTAGGTCACGATATTGTTGATGCAATCAGAAACAGAGGTGGCTCTGACGAATATACTGCAGAGGAAATTAACAAAAGCGGTGCTGCTGTAGAAGAAAGTAAAATTGGATTTATTTCAGTTAGCCAAGCAGGCATTTTGATAGCAGTTATTCTTTCATTGGTAATAGGTTTAGCATTGCCAGGCAGTATTGTAGCACTCGGTACTTCATTGTTCATGGGATTATGTGCTGCTGCATTCTTGCCGGTTTATTGTGCAGCTTTATTCTGGAAACGTACCACTAAACAAGGTGCAATTGCAGGACTTTTATCCGGTACATTAACAAGTTTATTCTTGCTTGTATTTGTATTTAAGAAAACTGCAACAGGTCTCGGTATTTGTAAACTCATATTCGGTGTAGACATGTTAATCAATACCATGCCTTGGTATACAATTGATGTAATGATTTTTGCTATACCTGTTTCAGCAATATTTACCATTGTAGTAAGTTTGCTTACACAACCAATTGATGAAAAAGTCCTTAACAAATCCTTTGAGGGGATTTCTAAAGAATAG
- a CDS encoding phenylacetate--CoA ligase family protein, whose product MIWNENAECMGREEKEEMQLALFQQQVKRVYENVPFYKKKFDEAGFHPEDLKTLDDISKIPFTTKADLREAYPFGLFAVPDDEIIEIHSTSGTTGTPVVSGYTQKDIDIWGECTARAIAMAGGDKNSKIQNSYGYGLFTGGFGIDHGAKAMGATVIPMSSGNTARQLKIMEDFQSDILTCTPSYAMYLAESLEKEGFNAESISLHAGIFGAEMWTEEMRHSLEEKLGITAHNIYGLTELMGPGVSTECEYQTGLHIQEDHFYPEIIDSETGETLEDGQKGELVLTNLTREGMPVIRFRTKDITALRRDKCPCGRTTVRMDRITGRSDDMLKIKGVMVYPSQIEAAILQIEGLTANYQIHVSRPKTLDEIEVKVETSPELFSDEMKKIEEFERRIAKKIQSAIGISVDVTLVEPESLPRSEGKAIRVIDERNFD is encoded by the coding sequence ATGATTTGGAATGAAAATGCAGAATGTATGGGAAGGGAAGAGAAAGAAGAAATGCAGCTTGCCCTATTCCAACAACAAGTAAAGAGAGTTTATGAAAATGTACCCTTCTACAAGAAAAAGTTTGATGAAGCGGGATTCCATCCGGAGGACTTGAAAACTCTTGATGACATTAGCAAAATACCATTTACCACCAAAGCAGATTTAAGGGAAGCTTACCCATTCGGCTTATTTGCGGTGCCAGATGATGAGATCATAGAAATCCACAGTACTTCTGGAACCACTGGAACCCCTGTTGTATCCGGATACACACAAAAGGACATTGACATTTGGGGAGAATGTACTGCAAGAGCTATTGCTATGGCTGGAGGAGACAAAAACTCAAAAATCCAAAATTCATACGGATACGGATTATTTACAGGAGGTTTTGGAATCGACCACGGTGCAAAGGCAATGGGTGCAACTGTTATACCAATGTCTTCAGGAAACACTGCAAGACAATTGAAGATTATGGAAGACTTCCAAAGCGATATCCTAACATGCACTCCTTCCTATGCAATGTATTTAGCAGAATCCCTTGAAAAAGAAGGATTCAATGCAGAAAGCATCAGTTTGCATGCAGGAATTTTCGGAGCTGAGATGTGGACTGAAGAAATGAGACATAGCTTAGAGGAAAAACTTGGAATTACTGCACATAACATTTACGGATTAACTGAATTGATGGGACCGGGAGTATCTACAGAATGTGAATACCAAACAGGATTACATATACAAGAAGATCATTTCTATCCAGAAATCATCGACTCCGAAACTGGAGAAACCCTTGAAGATGGGCAAAAAGGGGAATTGGTCTTAACCAACCTTACAAGAGAAGGAATGCCAGTTATCAGATTCAGAACAAAAGACATCACTGCACTTAGAAGAGATAAATGTCCTTGTGGAAGAACCACTGTTAGAATGGACAGAATCACTGGTAGAAGCGACGACATGTTAAAGATCAAGGGAGTAATGGTTTACCCATCTCAAATCGAAGCTGCCATCTTGCAAATCGAAGGATTAACTGCAAACTATCAAATTCATGTTTCCAGACCAAAAACACTTGATGAAATTGAAGTGAAAGTGGAAACTTCTCCAGAATTGTTCTCTGATGAAATGAAGAAGATTGAAGAATTTGAAAGAAGAATTGCTAAGAAAATCCAAAGTGCAATTGGAATTAGTGTAGATGTAACTTTAGTAGAACCTGAATCCTTACCAAGAAGTGAAGGAAAAGCTATTAGAGTGATTGATGAGAGGAACTTTGATTAA
- a CDS encoding acetolactate synthase, which translates to MSVKQLSVFLENKEGKLKKAVNAMSQAGVNIRALSIADSSKYGILRLIVSDNEVAIKALKEEKFTVKETDVIVVGVKDEPNGLNTMLEILEKESINVEYLYAFVSSKTDEAIVVVKIENYEDGVKALKDADANLLSKEDLAEL; encoded by the coding sequence ATGAGTGTAAAACAACTTTCCGTATTTCTTGAAAACAAAGAAGGAAAATTAAAAAAAGCTGTTAATGCAATGTCACAGGCAGGAGTGAACATTAGAGCTCTTTCCATTGCAGACAGTTCCAAATATGGAATTTTAAGATTAATCGTTTCAGACAATGAAGTGGCAATCAAAGCTTTAAAAGAAGAAAAATTCACAGTCAAAGAAACTGATGTAATTGTTGTAGGGGTTAAAGACGAACCTAACGGCCTTAACACCATGCTTGAAATCCTTGAAAAGGAAAGCATAAATGTTGAATACCTATATGCATTCGTAAGCTCTAAAACAGATGAAGCTATTGTTGTCGTTAAAATCGAAAACTATGAAGACGGTGTAAAAGCATTGAAAGATGCAGATGCCAACCTATTATCCAAAGAAGATTTAGCCGAATTGTAA
- the carB gene encoding carbamoyl-phosphate synthase large subunit, giving the protein MPVDEDIKKVLIIGSGPIQIGQAAEFDYSGSQACKSLREEGLETVLVNSNPATIQTDMDMADTIYTEPLTAELVAQIIEKENIDAILPTMGGQTGLNIATELGKLGLLEGIKVIGSDVQTIADVEDRDLFANFMDRLDEPIPKCHAVESVEEALEAVEEIGYPVIVRPAFTLGGTGGGVAHNKEELIEVTTHGLDMSYINQVLIDESVLGWKEIEFEVMRDKNDTCIIVCNMENVDPMGIHTGDSIVVAPIQNLNDEVCQRLRDASIKIIRNLGINGGCNIQFALNPETNEYKIIEVNPRVSRSSALASKATGYPIAKISSKVALGLTLDEIRNDITKETPASFEPSIDYIVVKIPRWPFDKFKGIDRKIGVQMKATGEVMAIGRTYEEAIQKAIRSLDIGLHGFEYLEYTEDNLANPTDERLFHMYSAIKDGRSVEELAELSKMDAFFLYKIENIVEFEKQVTKEALEDEKFLLKAKKLGFSNFTLAKLAGIKEEDVKALLDKFDIKPSYKMVDTCAAEFEAKTPYYYSSYDKGNELIKTDNKKILIIGAGPIRIGQGIEFDYCCVHSSLALKDQGIETILVNNNPETVSTDYDISDELFFEPLTFEDIMGIIEQVEPEGVIVQFGGQTSINLSVPLAKAGVKIFGTPYESIDRVEDRERFTEVLNDLNIRQAPYGLANSFDEAREAAERIGFPVLVRPSYVIGGRAMEIVYCIEELEEYMKEAVKVSPEHPILVDKFLEDAVELDVDLLCDGEDVFIAGIMEHIEEAGVHSGDSACVIPPQTIPEHLLEVIRENTRKLALELDVIGLMNIQYAVKLDEEKVYIIEANPRASRTVPFVSKAIGVPLAKVATSLMMGAKLKDLNLTKEIKINHVAVKESVFPFLKLTESDSILGPEMKSTGESIGIDENFGLAFYKSQLSAGMDLPKEGNLLISVREQDQKKIQPIAEKAHALGFNIFATKGTANAIFDVPITRIKKVSQGTPNIKEAILDGKIDMIINTPHGEQASKDGYTIRRLAIELGIPYVTTLAGARAALNAIEAVKENELKVKSLNDHIANI; this is encoded by the coding sequence ATGCCTGTTGATGAGGATATTAAAAAAGTGCTTATAATTGGTTCTGGGCCTATTCAGATTGGTCAGGCTGCTGAGTTTGACTACTCTGGTTCTCAAGCTTGTAAATCACTTAGAGAAGAGGGATTGGAAACTGTTCTTGTAAACAGTAATCCTGCTACCATTCAAACTGATATGGATATGGCAGATACTATTTATACTGAACCGTTAACCGCAGAACTTGTTGCTCAGATTATTGAAAAAGAGAATATTGATGCTATTTTGCCTACTATGGGTGGACAAACCGGTTTAAACATTGCAACTGAACTTGGAAAATTAGGACTATTGGAAGGCATTAAGGTCATTGGTTCTGATGTTCAAACCATTGCAGATGTGGAAGACAGAGACCTGTTTGCGAACTTTATGGATAGGTTAGATGAACCTATTCCTAAATGTCATGCAGTTGAATCTGTTGAAGAGGCTTTAGAGGCTGTTGAGGAAATCGGTTATCCTGTAATTGTACGTCCTGCATTCACCTTGGGTGGTACTGGTGGTGGAGTGGCTCATAATAAGGAAGAGCTTATCGAAGTTACAACTCATGGTCTTGACATGAGTTACATTAACCAAGTTTTAATCGATGAATCCGTTCTTGGATGGAAAGAAATCGAATTTGAGGTAATGAGGGATAAGAACGATACCTGTATCATTGTATGTAACATGGAAAATGTGGACCCAATGGGTATACATACCGGAGACAGTATTGTAGTTGCTCCTATTCAAAACCTTAATGATGAAGTATGCCAAAGATTAAGGGACGCTTCCATCAAGATTATTAGAAACTTGGGAATTAATGGTGGATGTAACATCCAATTCGCTTTAAACCCTGAAACCAATGAATATAAGATCATTGAAGTAAACCCTCGTGTAAGTAGAAGTAGTGCACTTGCATCTAAGGCAACAGGTTACCCAATTGCAAAGATCTCTTCAAAAGTTGCACTTGGACTCACTTTAGATGAAATCAGAAATGACATTACCAAGGAAACTCCTGCTTCCTTTGAACCATCCATCGATTATATCGTAGTGAAAATCCCAAGATGGCCATTTGACAAGTTCAAAGGAATTGACAGAAAAATCGGAGTTCAAATGAAAGCGACCGGGGAAGTAATGGCTATTGGTAGAACCTATGAGGAAGCTATTCAAAAGGCTATTCGTTCCTTAGACATTGGATTGCATGGATTTGAATATTTAGAATACACTGAAGATAATTTAGCAAATCCTACTGATGAAAGATTATTCCACATGTACTCCGCTATAAAAGATGGAAGAAGTGTAGAAGAACTTGCAGAACTTTCCAAAATGGATGCATTCTTCTTATACAAAATCGAAAACATAGTAGAGTTTGAAAAGCAAGTAACAAAAGAAGCACTTGAAGATGAAAAATTCTTGCTTAAGGCTAAAAAATTAGGATTCTCTAACTTCACTCTTGCAAAACTCGCAGGAATTAAAGAAGAAGATGTAAAAGCACTTCTTGATAAGTTTGACATCAAGCCATCCTATAAGATGGTAGATACCTGTGCAGCAGAGTTTGAAGCAAAAACTCCATATTATTACAGTAGTTATGACAAAGGTAATGAACTCATTAAAACAGATAACAAGAAAATCTTGATTATTGGTGCAGGTCCAATTAGAATTGGACAAGGTATTGAGTTCGATTACTGTTGTGTACACTCCTCTCTCGCATTAAAAGATCAAGGAATTGAAACTATCCTTGTAAACAACAACCCTGAAACTGTAAGTACTGATTATGACATTTCAGATGAACTGTTCTTCGAACCATTAACCTTTGAAGACATTATGGGAATCATTGAACAAGTTGAACCTGAAGGTGTAATCGTTCAATTCGGTGGTCAAACTTCAATTAACCTATCTGTCCCTCTTGCAAAAGCAGGAGTCAAAATCTTCGGTACTCCATATGAAAGCATTGACAGAGTGGAAGACAGAGAAAGATTCACCGAAGTGCTTAACGATTTGAATATTCGTCAAGCTCCTTATGGATTGGCTAATTCCTTTGATGAAGCAAGAGAAGCAGCTGAAAGAATTGGATTCCCAGTTCTTGTTCGTCCATCATATGTTATCGGTGGAAGAGCAATGGAAATCGTTTACTGTATAGAAGAACTTGAAGAGTATATGAAGGAAGCTGTAAAGGTTTCCCCAGAGCACCCTATTCTTGTAGACAAGTTCTTGGAAGATGCTGTTGAACTTGATGTTGACCTCTTATGTGATGGTGAAGATGTATTCATTGCAGGTATTATGGAACACATCGAGGAAGCAGGTGTTCACTCTGGAGACTCTGCATGTGTAATACCTCCTCAAACAATTCCAGAACATTTGCTTGAAGTCATTAGGGAAAATACAAGAAAATTAGCTTTAGAATTAGATGTTATTGGATTGATGAACATTCAATATGCAGTTAAATTAGATGAAGAGAAAGTTTACATCATTGAAGCTAACCCAAGAGCAAGTAGAACAGTTCCATTTGTAAGTAAAGCTATTGGTGTTCCTCTTGCAAAAGTTGCAACCTCATTGATGATGGGTGCAAAACTCAAAGACCTTAATTTAACCAAAGAGATTAAGATTAATCACGTAGCTGTTAAGGAATCTGTTTTCCCATTCTTGAAATTAACCGAATCCGACAGTATCTTAGGTCCTGAAATGAAATCCACTGGTGAAAGTATTGGTATAGACGAGAACTTCGGTCTTGCTTTCTATAAATCACAGCTTTCAGCAGGTATGGACTTGCCTAAGGAAGGAAATCTTTTGATTAGTGTAAGGGAACAGGACCAAAAGAAGATCCAACCAATAGCTGAAAAAGCTCATGCTTTAGGATTCAATATATTTGCTACAAAAGGTACAGCTAATGCCATATTTGATGTTCCTATTACAAGAATTAAGAAAGTTTCCCAAGGAACCCCTAACATCAAGGAAGCTATTTTAGACGGTAAGATTGATATGATCATAAACACTCCTCATGGTGAACAGGCTTCCAAAGATGGTTATACCATTAGACGTTTAGCTATTGAACTTGGAATTCCTTATGTGACAACTTTAGCAGGAGCAAGAGCAGCATTAAATGCTATTGAAGCTGTTAAAGAGAATGAATTAAAAGTTAAATCATTAAATGATCATATAGCAAATATTTAG
- the carA gene encoding glutamine-hydrolyzing carbamoyl-phosphate synthase small subunit codes for MGNEAKLALEDGTVLKGEAFGYETVTVGELAFSTGMSGYTEALTDPSFKGQILMSTYPLEGNYGVSEEWYQSDKVQVEGFVVREACKKLSNFGTKKTLDDFLKEFKVPGIEDIDTRDLTLKIREKGSLKAALATEEIDDDELVARAQEHKSIIDLDLVPLVSTPEVKTFGDFDKTVAILDCGVKKNIINCFLENDIGVALFPYDTDYQTILDYGVNGLMVSPGPGNPERLTDTIANVGKLINKFPVFGICMGQHVIAKTFGATTYKMKFGHRGANQPVKDLQTGKVFITSQNHGFAVDPDSLKGTDLELTQINLNDGTPEGFLHKELPLRTIQYHPESGPGPNDTRVLFEEFGKMIKEY; via the coding sequence GTGAAGCCTTTGGTTATGAAACAGTAACTGTAGGTGAGCTTGCTTTCTCAACCGGTATGTCTGGTTATACCGAAGCGCTTACTGACCCGTCTTTCAAAGGACAAATATTAATGTCCACTTATCCTTTGGAAGGTAACTATGGAGTCAGTGAGGAATGGTATCAATCCGATAAGGTACAGGTTGAAGGTTTTGTAGTAAGAGAAGCTTGTAAAAAATTATCCAATTTCGGTACTAAAAAGACTTTAGATGACTTTTTAAAAGAGTTTAAAGTACCTGGAATTGAAGATATCGACACAAGAGACTTAACTTTGAAGATTCGTGAAAAAGGTTCTCTTAAAGCGGCATTAGCGACTGAAGAAATTGATGATGATGAACTTGTGGCTCGTGCTCAAGAGCATAAAAGCATTATTGATTTAGACTTGGTTCCTTTAGTGTCAACTCCTGAAGTAAAGACTTTCGGAGACTTTGATAAAACTGTAGCTATTCTTGATTGTGGTGTTAAAAAGAATATCATTAATTGTTTCTTGGAAAATGATATTGGTGTTGCTTTATTCCCTTACGATACTGATTATCAAACCATTTTGGATTATGGTGTAAATGGACTTATGGTATCTCCAGGTCCTGGAAACCCAGAAAGATTGACTGACACAATTGCAAATGTGGGTAAATTAATTAACAAGTTCCCAGTGTTTGGTATTTGTATGGGTCAGCATGTAATTGCAAAGACATTTGGTGCTACCACTTATAAAATGAAATTTGGTCACAGGGGAGCAAACCAACCAGTAAAGGACTTGCAAACTGGAAAAGTGTTCATCACTTCTCAAAATCATGGATTTGCTGTAGATCCGGATTCATTAAAGGGCACTGATTTGGAATTGACCCAAATTAACTTGAACGATGGTACTCCTGAAGGATTCTTGCATAAGGAATTGCCTTTAAGAACTATCCAATACCATCCAGAATCTGGTCCTGGTCCAAATGATACAAGAGTCTTGTTTGAAGAGTTTGGAAAAATGATTAAGGAGTACTAG